One genomic segment of Arachis duranensis cultivar V14167 chromosome 4, aradu.V14167.gnm2.J7QH, whole genome shotgun sequence includes these proteins:
- the LOC127746624 gene encoding uncharacterized protein LOC127746624, producing MEGPPMTFVFHHGGLFRTGEDGDMVYEPDNTEVLMGVEGDTLDVFFVRGYYKELGYIEAGNCWWKVPGVPIPSGLKKLENDADLIAMCKDCRRNHHLINLYFEDCISQPCVVDNRGEGVPLLEAGTSKEKKLSSQAKMHHSQPVKTPTMNHPQPRKATYEPTKAASQPSRPKAQPSKPNPQPMKPSSQPSKPNKAFSQPTKATHQASKTTSQPIRTPLQSTKLHPQQAKSNSQGKKVPHHSKTSSQPAKTPESNKKKGNSSACRVTRSGRIVREGPIQDEDSDSHGSYESTEDELYKPAKVVGDSLYSSESDSDCGKGSERKQKQAEAKEKHRPPKSRLADKEIDTDDSSYEGFEDEESSESDVDEDDDDLGSLSDPDSWHSEDSGKELESDEETPPVYPQYNAKTKFGNLKFEVSMTFKSKAEFIQATRDYTIQRGRNILFTKNDRVRVRAVCKSDDCPWVVYCACNSKDLSWQIKTLVDNHTCPRKRKNRAATQTWTLSKLVPKLRKHPTMKHREVYDWFVRKCNVYLNSTCITRALKAARKIVEGDEIAQYGLVWDYANELLTSNPGSRVQVGVIPMPESSPLFDRFYVCLDACKRGFKAGCRPLIGLDGAFLKTLHGGQILTACRQDANNHIFVIAYAIVSVENKDNWQWFLELLHSDLGDYREHKWCFISDMQKGLIPAVQEVFPRVHHRFCVWHLWRNFSKQWGSCELKDLVWECARSRTTSEFDRNMKRVKLINEKAWQYLDKWPKEAWTKAHFSEVLKVDNICNNACESFNAKIKHDRSKPILTLAEEVRRIIMKSMVDNRKKLQNYQDDKRPEEYCHEWLKMEAYKRTYCFNVNPVKGQDLWEKTPHPSPIPPPVKPKPGRPTKKRRRDKEEQPSWTQQERVHKEKKRGCAKKKAVDAEEHARQMQLQLAVVTPAPQGSEPQVNPSPTDTDIGTQAEAPMPSLPSPTQADSDSDSSDSECIPPTQEPLKDQLIGRPAKLQVIKRKARSISSPKHIATGSVAVSAETIKGTSSGTAKRLEKFMTFVPTPGFKAPRKNDDKV from the exons ATGGAGGGTCCTCCCATGACGTTTGTCTTTCACCATGGTGGGTTGTTTAGGACGGGTGAGGATGGTGACATGGTTTATGAACCTGATAACACAGAGGTATTGATGGGTGTCGAGGGAGACACACTTGATGTGTTTTTCGTGAGGGGTTACTATAAGGAGCTGGGATACATTGAGGCTGGCAATTGTTGGTGGAAAGTTCCTGGAGTTCCAATTCCATCTGGGTTGAAGAAGTTGGAGAATGATGCTGACTTGATTGCAATGTGCAAGGATTGTAGGAGGAACCACCACTTGATCAACCTATACTTTGAGGACTGCATCTCACAGCCCTGTGTAGTGGACAACAGAGGGGAAGGTGTACCTCTTCTGGAAGCAGGAACTAGTAAGGAGAAGAAGTTGAGTTCCCAGGCCAAGATGCATCACTCCCAACCTGTGAAAACTCCTACAATGAACCACCCTCAGCCAAGGAAAGCAACCTATGAGCCCACTAAGGCAGCCTCACAGCCCAGTAGGCCCAAAGCTCAGCCCAGTAAGCCCAATCCTCAGCCCATGAAGCCATCCTCACAGCCCAGTAAGCCCAATAAGGCTTTTTCTCAGCCCACCAAAGCAACACATCAAGCCTCAAAGACCACCTCTCAGCCCATAAGGACTCCCTTGCAGTCAACAAAACTCCACCCTCAACAAGCCAAAAGCAACAGTCAGGGAAAGAAAGTCCCACATCATTCCAAAACCTCCTCTCAACCAGCCAAAACTCCAGAAAGTAATAAGAAGAAAGGAAATAGCAGTGCATGCAGAGTAACAAGATCCGGAAGAATTGTAAGAGAAGGTCCCATCCAGGATGAAGATTCTGACTCTCATGGCTCGTATGAGAGTACTGAAGATGAGTTGTACAAGCCTGCAAAGGTTGTAGGAGACAGTTTATACAGCAGTGAAAGTGATTCTGATTGTGGAAAAGGCTCAGAAAGAAAGCAAAAGCAAGCTGAAGCAAAGGAGAAGCATAGGCCTCCTAAGTCTAGACTAGCAGATAAAGAAATTGACACTGATGACTCAAGTTATGAGGGTTTCGAAGATGAAGAAAGCTCTGAATCTG ATGTAGAcgaagatgatgatgatcttGGAAGTTTGTCAGATCCTGACTCATGGCATTCAGAGGATTCGGGGAAGGAGTTAGAGTCTGATGAGGAGACACCTCCTGTTTATCCCCAGTACAATGCAAAAACCAAATTTGGAAACCTAAAGTTTGAGGTTAGTATGACTTTCAAATCAAAAGCTGAATTTATACAGGCCACTAGGGATTACACTATCCAGCGGGGCAGAAATATATTATTTACCAAGAATGATAGAGTTAGGGTTAGAGCTGTTTGTAAGTCAGATGATTGTCCCTGGGTGGTTTATTGTGCTTGTAACAGTAAAGATTTGTCTTGGCAAATTAAAACGTTAGTTGATAATCACACCTGTcctagaaagaggaaaaataGGGCTGCAACCCAAACCTGGACACTTAGCAAGCTAGTACCTAAGCTTAGAAAGCACCCAACTATGAAGCATCGAGAGGTGTATGATTGGTTTGTCCGAAAGTGTAATGTGTACCTCAATAGCACCTGCATCACCAGGGCACTAAAGGCTGCTAGGAAAATTGTAGAGGGTGATGAGATAGCCCAGTATGGTTTGGTGTGGGATTATGCAAACGAGTTACTTACTAGCAATCCAGGATCCAGAGTGCAAGTTGGTGTGATCCCAATGCCTGAGAGTTCTCCACTATTTGATCGGTTCTATGTGTGTCTTGATGCTTGCAAAAGGGGGTTTAAGGCAGGTTGTAGACCGCTAATTGGACTAGATGGTGCCTTTCTGAAGACACTACACGGGGGCCAAATTCTGACAGCTTGTAGACAAGATGCTAACAATCACATCTTTGTGATTGCATATGCAATTGTGAGTGTGGAAAACAAGGATAATTGGCAATGGTTTTTGGAACTGCTTCACAGTGATCTAGGTGACTACAGAGAGCACAAATGGTGCTTCATCTCAGATATGCAGAAG GGTTTAATCCCTGCTGTTCAGGAAGTTTTCCCCCGAGTTCACCACCGCTTCTGCGTTTGGCATCTGTGGCGGAATTTCTCAAAGCAGTGGGGTAGTTGCGAGTTGAAAGACCTTGTGTGGGAATGTGCAAGGTCAAGGACAACATCTGAATTTGATAGAAACATGAAGAGAGTTAAATTGATCAACGAGAAAGCTTGGCAGTATCTTGATAAATGGCCAAAAGAGGCATGGACGAAGGCGCATTTCAGTGAGGTTCTGAAAGTGGATAACATATGCAACAATGCATGTGAGTCATTCAATGCAAAGATCAAACACGACAGGAGTAAGCCTATCCTGACCCTGGCTGAGGAAGTAAGGAGAATCATCATGAAGAGTATGGTTGACAACAGAAAGAAGTTGCAGAACTATCAAGATGACAAGAGACCTGAGGAATACTGCCATGAGTGGTTAAAGATGGAGGCGTATAAGCGCACCTACTGTTTTAATGTCAATCCGGTTAAGGGGCAGGATCTATGGGAGAAAACGCCACATCCATCCCCAATCCCACCCCCAGTGAAGCCTAAACCAGGGAGGCCAACAAAGAAGCGAAGGAGGGACAAAGAAGAACAACCTA GTTGGACACAACAAGAGAGGGTgcacaaagaaaaaaagagagggtGCGCAAAGAAAAAAGCTGTGGATGCTGAGGAACATGCAAGGCAGATGCAACTACAATTGGCAGTTGTTACCCCTGCTCCACAAGGTTCTGAACCCCAAGTAAACCCTTCTCCTACTGATACTGACATTGGTACACAAGCTGAGGCACCTATGCCTTCACTTCCATCACCCACTCAGGCTGACTCAGACAGTGACAGCAGTGACTCGGAGTGCATTCCACCAACCCAGGAGCCCCTAAAG GATCAATTGATTGGTAGGCCAGCTAAGCTGCAAGTGATCAAAAGGAAAGCAAGGTCAATTTCCTCCCCTAAGCACATTGCAACTGGATCTGTGGCTGTTTCTGCTGAGACCATTAAAGGGACAAGCTCCGGAACTGCTAAGCGGCTGGAAAAATTCATGACCTTTGTGCCTACTCCAGGCTTCAAGGCTCCAAGGAAGAATGATGATAAAGTTTGA